Proteins encoded within one genomic window of Armatimonadota bacterium:
- a CDS encoding NAD-dependent epimerase/dehydratase family protein, with protein sequence MKVLVTGGAGFIGRRLVKALLSNSHTVRVLDNLTTQVHGENPDPRRILPKDVEFIYGDVRNADIVRRALEDVEIVFHFAAQTGVGQSMYKIKEYIDCNVGGTAQLLDILAAERGSVKRIVLASSRAVYGEGKSLCPLCGPVYPDLRKEEQLAAGEWEVKCPSCGHTAEPMPTDEDKPLRPGSVYAISKRDQEELCICVGRAYNIPVVALRFFNVYGAGQSLINPYTGIISIFASRIKNGEPPLIYEDGLESRDFVHVDDVVQACMLAMTNENADYQIVNVGSGTALSIIDAARVMIRVMGASVEPQVIGKYRVGDIRHCYADLKKARKLLGYKPKVSFEDGIREFINWAMSEESEDLLAAATSELEQRGLFR encoded by the coding sequence ATGAAAGTCTTGGTAACCGGAGGAGCAGGCTTTATAGGTAGGCGGTTGGTAAAGGCACTGCTATCCAATTCACATACTGTACGTGTCCTTGACAACCTGACTACCCAGGTTCATGGAGAAAATCCGGACCCTCGCCGAATTTTGCCAAAGGATGTGGAGTTCATTTACGGAGACGTTCGCAATGCTGATATAGTGCGGCGTGCGCTCGAGGACGTAGAAATTGTTTTCCACTTCGCAGCTCAAACAGGCGTGGGGCAGTCAATGTATAAGATAAAGGAATATATTGACTGCAATGTTGGCGGTACTGCACAGTTGCTTGACATACTGGCTGCCGAACGTGGAAGTGTCAAGCGCATTGTTCTTGCCTCCTCAAGAGCTGTCTATGGTGAGGGCAAGAGCTTATGTCCGCTGTGTGGACCAGTTTATCCCGACCTGCGAAAAGAAGAGCAGTTAGCCGCGGGCGAATGGGAAGTTAAATGCCCATCCTGTGGTCATACTGCAGAGCCAATGCCAACAGATGAGGATAAGCCGCTTCGCCCAGGGTCAGTTTACGCTATCTCTAAAAGAGATCAAGAGGAACTTTGCATCTGTGTAGGACGCGCCTACAACATCCCAGTAGTTGCATTACGTTTCTTTAATGTTTATGGTGCCGGCCAATCGCTTATAAACCCGTATACTGGGATTATTTCAATATTCGCATCACGTATTAAAAATGGGGAGCCGCCTTTAATTTATGAAGACGGCTTGGAGAGCCGAGATTTTGTCCATGTGGACGACGTTGTTCAAGCATGCATGCTAGCGATGACCAATGAAAATGCCGATTATCAAATTGTAAATGTAGGAAGCGGAACGGCGCTTTCCATAATTGACGCAGCACGCGTAATGATTCGTGTGATGGGCGCCTCGGTGGAGCCCCAGGTCATTGGGAAGTACAGGGTTGGCGATATACGCCATTGCTATGCCGACTTGAAAAAAGCTCGAAAGTTATTGGGTTATAAGCCGAAAGTTTCTTTTGAGGATGGAATTAGAGAGTTTATTAATTGGGCAATGAGCGAGGAATCAGAAGATTTGCTGGCGGCGGCAACTTCGGAGTTAGAACAGCGCGGTCTTTTCAGATAG
- a CDS encoding glycosyltransferase family 2 protein, translating to MKAKMTEENPDLSITIVSFNTKDLTRQCLQSIFDGTHGICFEVWVVDNNSSDGSVDMIRHEFPNVNLIVNNENKGLAAATNQGLAKSTGRYVLALNSDTIVRPGALETMVRFMDEHPDVGGATPKLVLPDGGKHPQFCGSIPSLKTELVEALAPLFGNAAEALQKDRFGKPIDYNTSQEVQCILWGSSFIVRREVMEKIGLQDPRFFVYAEDIDWAMRIRKAGWKLYYIAEAEVVHYGGQSTKQSSSRMLAQKYRSKCRLIHKHYGFFSALVLRLAIALVAGIRLAKWAVIFTLRSSERHKAKSRIDQMWLLIRAALEC from the coding sequence ATGAAAGCAAAAATGACTGAGGAGAATCCGGATCTTTCAATAACAATTGTAAGTTTCAACACAAAGGATTTAACTCGGCAGTGTTTGCAGTCAATTTTCGATGGCACTCATGGCATTTGCTTTGAAGTCTGGGTTGTCGACAACAATTCGTCGGACGGCAGTGTTGATATGATTCGCCATGAGTTCCCCAATGTGAATCTAATCGTCAACAATGAAAACAAAGGACTCGCTGCCGCTACAAATCAGGGCCTGGCTAAAAGCACCGGAAGATACGTGCTTGCTCTTAATAGCGACACAATTGTCCGACCGGGAGCGCTAGAAACCATGGTGCGGTTTATGGATGAACATCCGGACGTTGGTGGAGCTACTCCAAAACTAGTTCTGCCGGATGGAGGCAAGCATCCCCAATTTTGCGGCAGTATTCCATCACTTAAGACGGAACTTGTAGAGGCTTTGGCACCTTTGTTCGGTAATGCGGCAGAAGCTTTGCAAAAAGATAGGTTTGGAAAACCCATTGATTATAACACCAGCCAAGAAGTTCAATGCATCTTATGGGGATCTTCTTTTATCGTTAGGCGGGAGGTAATGGAGAAAATAGGCCTCCAGGACCCAAGGTTCTTTGTATACGCTGAGGACATTGATTGGGCAATGAGGATTCGGAAGGCAGGTTGGAAACTTTATTATATAGCAGAAGCTGAGGTAGTCCACTATGGTGGTCAAAGTACAAAACAGTCATCATCGAGGATGCTTGCACAAAAATATCGAAGCAAATGCCGTCTAATTCACAAACACTATGGATTTTTTTCAGCTTTGGTATTGAGACTTGCCATTGCACTAGTAGCAGGTATTAGGTTGGCAAAGTGGGCTGTGATTTTTACTCTACGAAGCAGTGAACGCCATAAGGCAAAATCGAGAATAGACCAGATGTGGCTTCTTATACGTGCGGCCCTTGAGTGTTAA
- a CDS encoding methyltransferase domain-containing protein translates to MEKNSANSAGYRAKTAYQDEKEVMTYDSARFKSLKGRITDWLEKRAVCHALAVVPPGSRVLDIPCGTGRITALLLQLGYRTVGADISAGMLNLAQKALEKFENLESLDEADAEKLPYKNEEFDAVTSIRLMNHLPPNIRVNVLKEMARVSRLAVIVSHCNPRSISGIKRRIKYLFKPPHAPWNPAAYEQVKKEAAEAGLYIAAVFPILGPIAETNVYLLRKAS, encoded by the coding sequence ATGGAAAAAAACAGTGCTAATTCTGCTGGATATCGCGCCAAAACCGCCTACCAAGATGAAAAAGAGGTAATGACATATGATAGCGCGCGGTTCAAAAGCCTGAAAGGACGTATAACAGACTGGCTGGAGAAGCGCGCCGTTTGCCATGCCCTAGCAGTCGTTCCACCGGGAAGTCGAGTGCTAGATATTCCCTGCGGCACTGGCCGAATAACTGCTTTGCTTCTTCAACTTGGATACCGCACAGTCGGCGCCGACATTTCGGCAGGGATGCTCAACCTGGCACAAAAGGCTCTTGAGAAGTTCGAAAACCTCGAATCGCTCGATGAGGCTGATGCGGAGAAGCTACCATATAAAAATGAAGAGTTTGATGCTGTTACCTCGATTCGGCTAATGAACCACCTGCCTCCTAATATTCGCGTTAATGTGCTCAAAGAAATGGCGCGCGTAAGCCGATTAGCGGTAATTGTTTCCCATTGCAATCCAAGGTCAATATCAGGGATAAAAAGGCGGATAAAATACTTGTTCAAACCGCCCCATGCACCGTGGAACCCGGCAGCATACGAGCAGGTAAAGAAAGAAGCAGCTGAAGCTGGGCTATACATAGCGGCTGTGTTTCCGATTCTTGGCCCAATTGCAGAAACAAACGTCTATTTGCTAAGAAAGGCAAGTTGA
- a CDS encoding glycosyltransferase family 4 protein, whose translation MAEILIISAEMPYPVRGGDQLRQYNLIKRIAQHHNVYLATFLHGKEEEEIGVQEMRKYCKGVHVVHAPKFSAPVLMRRFISNLARWRPLCESYHFVPVLEAKVREITSKQNFDIIQAEHVYMSEYAHCAPKNSAHKKILTLIDIESVRIKRQFFLEPIGQNKVRYLIDWLVMKSFEPRSMRRMDKCIAMSEIEAKIARKMAPMVDVEVVPNGVDSKLLTPVVPSKEKQLLMIGSLCYPPNIDGAEYFVKKIFPLIRTQDREIKLNIVGRAPTPRVQALACVDGVALFSNVPEVRPFYERSAVSVVPLRSGGGTRLKILESMAFGVPVVSTSIGCEGLDVTNGKNILIADTPKTFAENVIRILNDQSLRDKLIQNGRKLVEEKYDWDIIAQRLLKIYDELLG comes from the coding sequence ATGGCTGAAATCCTGATAATTTCGGCTGAGATGCCGTATCCTGTAAGAGGTGGCGACCAACTCAGACAATATAATCTTATAAAGCGAATAGCCCAACACCACAACGTTTATTTAGCTACCTTTCTGCACGGAAAGGAAGAGGAAGAAATTGGTGTTCAAGAGATGCGCAAATACTGCAAAGGCGTCCATGTTGTTCATGCGCCAAAGTTTAGCGCTCCTGTCCTAATGCGGCGCTTTATCAGCAACTTGGCGCGCTGGAGGCCACTTTGCGAATCATATCATTTCGTTCCTGTTCTCGAAGCGAAAGTCCGCGAAATAACATCTAAACAAAACTTCGACATTATTCAAGCCGAGCATGTTTATATGTCGGAATATGCGCACTGCGCTCCCAAAAACTCGGCACATAAAAAGATTTTGACATTAATAGACATAGAATCAGTCAGAATAAAGCGCCAATTCTTCCTCGAACCAATAGGTCAGAACAAAGTTCGCTATTTAATTGACTGGCTGGTTATGAAATCGTTCGAGCCTCGGTCTATGCGTCGAATGGATAAATGTATTGCCATGTCGGAGATTGAAGCAAAGATTGCTAGAAAAATGGCACCAATGGTAGATGTTGAGGTAGTGCCAAATGGAGTAGATTCAAAACTCTTAACACCTGTTGTCCCTAGTAAAGAAAAACAACTGCTGATGATTGGGAGTCTTTGCTATCCGCCAAACATTGACGGTGCAGAATACTTTGTTAAAAAGATCTTTCCATTAATAAGAACCCAGGATAGAGAAATCAAGCTCAACATAGTAGGTCGAGCGCCAACACCAAGAGTACAAGCCCTCGCATGTGTGGACGGTGTTGCGTTATTCAGCAATGTGCCCGAAGTAAGACCTTTCTACGAAAGGTCTGCAGTCTCAGTCGTCCCTCTTCGTTCTGGGGGAGGTACAAGACTCAAGATATTGGAATCCATGGCATTTGGTGTGCCGGTAGTATCAACTTCGATAGGTTGCGAAGGCTTAGATGTTACTAATGGCAAAAACATACTAATTGCCGACACGCCAAAAACGTTTGCAGAAAATGTAATTCGCATTCTAAATGATCAATCGCTACGAGATAAGCTAATCCAAAATGGACGAAAACTAGTAGAGGAAAAGTATGACTGGGATATCATCGCACAGCGTCTTCTAAAGATATACGATGAGCTATTGGGGTAG
- a CDS encoding glycosyltransferase family 4 protein — protein MSVRNGDRLKVLMVEPRGVRGINHYTYLLCNSLSDYADVTMATKPNFETADKERLFNVEPMFTRTRNYPIEALKLLSYVRRNRPDIVHYQMYFYWPFDLVFFRLLSKSTAKVIVTAHDVLPHNAKPFHKYIMKALYKPLSHIIAHDDYCKRLLTDLLCISEKKVSIVPMGNISVFHDTVKSPGDARKNLGIPSDAKVVLYFGVITERKGVPYLIQAFPQVLKDIPNAYLIIAGLPHKINWNDYVSLIESTGISNRTLAMPKHILMEEVKQLFLSADVVCLPYLGVYQSGVLQVAYTFRKPVVATTVGGLPDVIEDGKSGFLVPPGDPKAIADALVRVLRDSELQAKMSAYIDYLNETTYSWTNIAAKTYETYLKVLGCPLPGKGVAE, from the coding sequence ATGAGCGTTAGAAATGGAGATCGCTTAAAAGTTTTAATGGTTGAACCAAGGGGCGTTCGAGGCATCAACCATTATACTTACTTGCTATGCAATTCATTATCTGATTATGCAGATGTCACTATGGCGACAAAACCAAACTTTGAAACGGCGGATAAAGAACGGCTTTTTAACGTAGAACCAATGTTTACGCGTACTCGCAATTACCCTATCGAAGCACTCAAACTCTTGAGCTATGTTCGCAGAAACCGTCCTGATATTGTGCACTATCAGATGTATTTCTATTGGCCATTTGATTTAGTTTTCTTCAGGCTTCTTTCAAAGTCTACCGCGAAAGTAATCGTAACAGCCCACGATGTTCTTCCACATAATGCTAAACCTTTCCATAAATATATAATGAAAGCACTTTATAAACCTCTAAGCCATATCATTGCACACGATGACTACTGCAAACGGCTTCTAACGGACCTGCTTTGCATTTCGGAAAAGAAGGTATCCATTGTACCAATGGGCAATATTTCGGTTTTTCATGACACTGTAAAAAGTCCGGGAGATGCAAGAAAAAATCTCGGCATACCATCGGATGCAAAAGTTGTTCTATATTTTGGAGTCATCACAGAACGCAAAGGAGTCCCATACCTGATTCAAGCATTCCCTCAGGTTTTAAAAGATATTCCCAATGCTTATCTCATAATCGCTGGACTTCCACATAAGATTAATTGGAATGATTATGTGTCCTTAATAGAAAGTACTGGAATCTCAAACCGAACGCTAGCTATGCCAAAACATATTCTAATGGAGGAGGTAAAGCAATTATTCTTATCTGCTGACGTCGTATGCTTGCCTTACCTAGGCGTATATCAAAGTGGCGTGCTTCAAGTCGCTTATACGTTCAGGAAACCTGTTGTTGCAACAACTGTTGGTGGTTTGCCAGATGTCATAGAGGACGGTAAATCAGGCTTTCTAGTACCGCCCGGCGACCCAAAGGCAATTGCCGATGCGCTAGTTCGAGTATTGCGGGACAGCGAACTGCAAGCAAAGATGTCGGCGTACATAGACTATCTCAACGAAACAACTTACTCCTGGACGAATATCGCAGCAAAAACTTACGAGACTTACCTCAAGGTTCTCGGGTGTCCACTTCCAGGCAAAGGAGTGGCAGAATGA
- a CDS encoding glycosyltransferase family 4 protein, protein MRLVLIGVGFFPWIVAGDKNFFTRLIPLLASRCESIDVFSVNDREGSENVVINSCPVTYHSAPRPLHLGNRGRFFAGSGILMDYQHKHSPPQEIAELLLTTMLWLPRLRRLVRERKIDVVHFMDNMGPSMPLIKRTLNDVMVTHSAMAYAPRGHFYDKYLRFCMSKLDKIIPYSQAYASKLLQLGISAQKIEVIRWGVQISKDELSKEKKAIIRKEYGVPPNGRLILWTGFIQQIQEADFLAAVEVAKKVVAVRPNCRFIFAFKPRSFRPEYKHLECEGILIETNIEHFSELLETADYLYSPLLRTDVIVAPPLTWLEAMSKGTPVISTAAGGVDEVVIHGKTGFVAQSFENLPETLIRAADFDDLQGMSNACRNFTAKKCDINDVAERYLRMWESGKGIS, encoded by the coding sequence ATGAGATTGGTTCTAATAGGCGTTGGGTTCTTTCCTTGGATTGTTGCTGGGGACAAGAACTTTTTCACACGCCTAATACCGCTGTTGGCTAGTCGGTGCGAAAGTATTGACGTATTTTCCGTCAACGACCGCGAGGGTAGCGAGAATGTAGTGATTAACAGCTGTCCAGTCACATACCACAGCGCACCACGGCCGCTCCATTTAGGTAATCGCGGTCGGTTTTTTGCAGGCAGTGGTATCCTCATGGATTATCAGCATAAACATTCACCTCCGCAAGAAATTGCCGAACTTCTATTGACAACGATGCTTTGGCTACCAAGGCTACGTCGGCTTGTTCGAGAGAGAAAGATAGACGTAGTCCATTTCATGGATAACATGGGCCCTTCAATGCCCCTAATAAAACGCACACTCAATGACGTAATGGTTACTCATTCGGCGATGGCTTATGCCCCAAGGGGACACTTTTACGATAAATACCTTCGTTTTTGCATGAGCAAGCTTGATAAGATAATCCCATACTCCCAAGCATATGCCTCAAAACTCTTACAATTAGGGATAAGCGCACAAAAGATAGAGGTTATCAGATGGGGAGTTCAAATAAGCAAGGATGAACTAAGCAAGGAAAAGAAAGCCATTATTCGTAAAGAATACGGCGTGCCACCCAATGGCCGCCTCATCCTTTGGACAGGATTCATCCAACAAATACAAGAAGCTGACTTTCTAGCAGCCGTAGAAGTTGCCAAGAAAGTAGTCGCTGTAAGACCAAACTGTCGCTTTATTTTCGCATTCAAGCCGCGAAGCTTCCGGCCTGAATACAAGCATCTTGAATGCGAAGGAATCCTAATAGAAACAAATATTGAACACTTTTCAGAACTTCTGGAAACCGCAGACTATTTGTATTCGCCCCTTCTTAGAACCGACGTAATAGTCGCTCCACCTCTTACATGGCTCGAAGCTATGAGTAAAGGAACGCCAGTTATTTCGACAGCCGCTGGCGGTGTTGACGAGGTAGTAATTCACGGCAAGACGGGTTTTGTGGCACAATCATTCGAAAATCTACCAGAGACTTTGATTCGTGCAGCCGACTTCGACGACTTACAAGGCATGAGTAACGCCTGCAGGAACTTTACCGCTAAGAAATGCGATATAAATGACGTAGCTGAAAGATACCTCCGAATGTGGGAAAGCGGCAAAGGTATAAGTTAA
- a CDS encoding glycosyltransferase family 4 protein: protein MRILLCNKFYRPVGGPEWMVYDMTRRFEEAGHTVIIFSMEHPDNWQSSYSKYFMPNVEYSEGTSYGLKRKIEEAFRIIYSVEARKRIDLLIKDTKPDIAHLHNIYHQLSPSIIHGLKRQDIPIVMSLHDYKLICPAIRMFVRDKVCDKCIGARFYNAIRYKCVKDSLVYSLICCLEAYIHRILKVYNCVDLFISPSDFLREKMIKSGVPADKIITQHVAVELSQFKPSRNGGHVLYMGRLTKEKGVLTLAKAAAKLPNVRFCFAGEGEARAEIESMIEQENINNIVLAGFKAGKDLINLIEDSLAVVVPSEWYENCPRTVLEGFACGKPVIGSRIGGIPELICEGVDGYLFEPGNDAELADKILKLLSDEKRRVEMGLAGRRKMEEHFSPDAFYSGTLDIYRRVAGIQ from the coding sequence ATGAGAATCCTGCTTTGCAACAAGTTTTACCGTCCTGTGGGCGGTCCTGAGTGGATGGTTTATGATATGACCCGCCGCTTTGAAGAAGCTGGGCATACGGTCATAATTTTTTCTATGGAGCACCCTGACAACTGGCAATCGTCGTATTCTAAGTACTTCATGCCAAACGTCGAATATTCAGAAGGAACATCGTATGGCTTAAAACGCAAAATAGAGGAAGCATTCAGGATTATATATTCGGTCGAGGCTAGAAAGCGAATAGACCTTCTAATAAAAGACACAAAGCCTGACATTGCGCATCTACATAATATTTACCATCAGCTTTCGCCTTCCATAATTCATGGGTTAAAAAGGCAAGATATACCAATTGTAATGTCTCTGCATGATTATAAACTAATATGCCCAGCAATTAGGATGTTTGTTAGGGACAAAGTTTGCGACAAGTGTATTGGTGCAAGGTTCTATAATGCTATTAGATATAAATGTGTAAAAGACTCGCTTGTTTACAGTCTAATTTGCTGTTTGGAAGCTTATATTCATAGGATACTTAAGGTTTACAATTGTGTAGACCTATTCATCTCACCAAGCGATTTCCTGCGTGAAAAGATGATAAAGTCTGGAGTGCCCGCAGACAAAATTATCACCCAACATGTTGCCGTCGAGTTGTCGCAATTCAAACCATCAAGAAATGGTGGCCATGTTCTTTATATGGGGAGGCTCACAAAGGAAAAAGGAGTGCTTACGTTAGCAAAGGCAGCGGCAAAACTACCGAACGTCAGGTTTTGCTTTGCTGGCGAAGGTGAAGCTAGAGCAGAAATAGAATCTATGATTGAGCAGGAAAATATTAATAATATCGTTCTAGCTGGTTTTAAGGCTGGCAAGGACCTAATTAATCTAATAGAAGATTCATTGGCTGTTGTAGTCCCGTCGGAGTGGTATGAGAACTGCCCAAGGACTGTATTAGAAGGCTTTGCATGCGGCAAACCAGTGATTGGCTCGCGAATTGGTGGAATTCCTGAATTGATTTGCGAAGGCGTAGACGGATATCTCTTCGAGCCAGGAAATGACGCTGAATTGGCAGATAAGATTTTAAAGCTTCTTTCGGATGAAAAACGAAGGGTAGAAATGGGGCTAGCGGGACGTCGCAAAATGGAAGAGCATTTCTCTCCCGATGCTTTTTA